A stretch of Lactiplantibacillus brownii DNA encodes these proteins:
- a CDS encoding homoserine O-acetyltransferase/O-succinyltransferase family protein, with amino-acid sequence MTVIAVNGLLKTQQQWAQPTQGAPLTRVLILNLMPTKLTTERQFLTQFAHLTTDVEVTFMYPVSHHFKSIPRATVAENYVTLTDIAAQHFDGLIVTGAPVEQLPFEAVDYWSEFQTIIDWAQTHVTQTLFECWAAQAGLYAQFKIKKQLVAQKVFGIYTATAVDQASQLVTGLSAGGLLKMPQSRQSRLDLPHHLPADLQVVATNRQVGPLILTAATKHAVYVTGHPEYETDTLANEYFRDRRKHRPINLPQHYFVDQSLKQVRNSWQAASGQFYQNWLETLKLTKVGL; translated from the coding sequence ATGACAGTGATCGCAGTGAATGGTTTATTAAAAACACAGCAACAATGGGCGCAACCGACTCAAGGGGCGCCGCTAACCAGAGTTTTAATTTTGAACCTAATGCCCACTAAGTTGACCACGGAACGTCAATTTTTGACACAATTTGCTCATTTAACAACTGACGTTGAGGTGACTTTTATGTATCCAGTGAGTCATCATTTCAAAAGTATTCCGCGCGCCACGGTCGCTGAAAATTATGTGACCCTGACTGATATTGCGGCACAACATTTTGATGGCTTGATTGTGACTGGCGCCCCCGTTGAGCAACTGCCGTTTGAAGCCGTCGATTATTGGTCAGAATTTCAAACCATTATTGATTGGGCCCAGACACATGTGACCCAAACTTTATTTGAATGTTGGGCGGCCCAAGCTGGTTTATATGCTCAATTCAAGATTAAAAAACAACTTGTTGCTCAGAAAGTATTTGGGATCTATACGGCCACGGCGGTTGATCAAGCCTCACAACTTGTCACTGGTCTAAGTGCGGGCGGGTTGTTGAAGATGCCCCAGTCGCGGCAATCACGATTGGACTTACCGCACCATTTACCAGCGGATTTGCAGGTCGTGGCGACAAACCGCCAAGTGGGGCCGTTGATATTAACAGCTGCCACCAAGCACGCCGTCTATGTGACGGGACACCCAGAATATGAAACGGATACCTTAGCTAACGAATATTTTCGGGATCGTCGTAAGCACCGGCCAATCAATTTGCCGCAACATTATTTTGTCGATCAGTCGCTAAAGCAAGTTCGCAACAGCTGGCAGGCGGCTAGTGGCCAGTTTTACCAAAATTGGCTTGAAACTTTGAAATTAACGAAAGTAGGTCTTTAA
- a CDS encoding FAD-dependent oxidoreductase encodes MKVIVVGSSHGGYETVRGILADQPDAEIQWYEKGDFLSFLSCGMQLYLEGVVKDVNAVSYATPAGMSAQGVHVYVEQEITKIDPTHHTVHVVNHGNHVERDESYDKLVLSVGAVPFDLPVPGHDLKNIYAMRGRDWAIKLKAKTVDPTVKNVVVIGSGYIGIEAAEIFAKAGKQVTIVDMLPRLLSLYLDEEFTTTLTKELAAHGVQAAVGQGVKAFNGQDGHVISVSTEKGTFPADLVVSAAGIQANTEMLKGVVDLDDHGLIKTNDYLQTSNPDIYAVGDATLVPFAPNGRTNRIALATNARRQGRIAAKNLLGTKMAMPAVSGSSALSVFDYHFASTGVKAGTAEKLGVTCASVLVTDTVRPAFVPADAGNAKVWFKLTYDPKDGRILGAQIMSKVDVTANINTISLAIQAKLTVADLAYADFFFQPGYDRPWNIMNVAAQKAVKALEK; translated from the coding sequence ATGAAAGTTATCGTTGTGGGTTCTTCACACGGTGGTTATGAAACCGTGCGCGGTATTTTGGCGGATCAACCGGACGCTGAGATTCAATGGTATGAAAAAGGCGACTTCTTGTCGTTTCTCTCTTGTGGGATGCAATTGTATTTGGAAGGCGTTGTCAAAGATGTCAATGCGGTCAGTTATGCCACACCCGCTGGTATGTCAGCGCAAGGCGTTCACGTTTATGTCGAACAAGAAATTACCAAAATTGATCCGACACACCATACCGTCCACGTGGTGAATCACGGTAACCACGTGGAACGCGACGAATCCTATGATAAATTAGTGCTAAGTGTTGGGGCGGTACCATTTGACTTACCCGTTCCCGGCCATGATCTCAAAAACATTTATGCGATGCGGGGACGCGACTGGGCCATCAAGCTCAAGGCCAAAACTGTTGACCCAACCGTCAAAAATGTCGTTGTCATTGGTTCCGGCTACATTGGGATCGAAGCGGCAGAAATCTTCGCTAAGGCTGGCAAACAAGTAACCATTGTTGACATGTTGCCACGCCTATTGAGCCTATATTTGGATGAAGAATTTACCACGACTTTGACCAAAGAATTGGCCGCTCATGGGGTTCAAGCCGCGGTTGGTCAAGGTGTGAAAGCCTTCAACGGTCAAGACGGTCACGTCATCTCTGTTAGCACTGAAAAAGGCACTTTTCCAGCCGATCTTGTCGTTTCAGCTGCGGGGATTCAGGCCAACACTGAAATGCTAAAAGGCGTTGTTGACCTTGATGATCACGGTTTGATTAAAACCAACGATTACTTACAAACTAGCAATCCTGATATTTATGCCGTGGGGGATGCCACTCTGGTTCCTTTTGCACCAAATGGTCGAACCAATCGCATCGCCTTGGCTACTAATGCTCGGCGTCAAGGTCGTATTGCCGCCAAGAACCTCCTTGGCACCAAAATGGCCATGCCAGCAGTCTCTGGGTCATCAGCCCTCTCCGTCTTTGATTACCATTTTGCCTCAACTGGGGTTAAAGCTGGGACGGCCGAAAAACTGGGAGTCACCTGTGCATCGGTTCTGGTAACCGACACCGTTCGTCCAGCTTTCGTTCCAGCGGATGCCGGTAATGCTAAAGTTTGGTTCAAACTCACTTACGATCCTAAAGATGGCCGTATTTTGGGTGCCCAAATCATGTCAAAAGTCGATGTGACAGCCAACATCAATACCATTTCTTTAGCCATTCAAGCTAAACTAACCGTAGCCGACTTAGCCTACGCCGACTTCTTCTTCCAACCTGGTTACGATCGGCCTTGGAATATCATGAACGTTGCGGCGCAAAAAGCCGTTAAAGCCTTAGAAAAATAA
- a CDS encoding homoserine dehydrogenase: MTQTIEVGLLGFGTVGSGVVKRLTQAATKITQTQGFRLHLAVVAVRHLNAPRAVSLPLGTRLTDSIQSVVTDPQIQIVIEVMGTLVTAEAAIVTALKHGKSVITANKDLIATAGDRLTRLAQRQHCDLFYEASVAGGIPILRTLTDSYATDEVEQLAGIINGTANYILTAMTATGQSYGQALVAAQAAGYAETDPTNDVGGLDTAYKLTILSQFAFGQALTLAQLKPTGMTAITTADCQAASKAGWQVKLLAQVQRHAGQLYCRVAPVAVPNQNALSQVQGVQNGVAVTSQAIGDCLYTGPGAGSTATANSVLNDVIVAAQHWVQQTRGPVVNPDQQRLPVQSLTEIPQTYLLFTELPVAQLQAHANERHFSIKRQNTICYQTSVLTRLQHDNLVASLGHENVTALPIAFSTQWPVAAVQAESSAVDLAI; the protein is encoded by the coding sequence ATGACACAGACGATCGAAGTGGGCCTGTTGGGTTTTGGAACCGTGGGGAGTGGTGTCGTGAAGCGCTTGACGCAAGCTGCAACTAAAATTACCCAGACACAGGGCTTCCGGTTACATCTGGCAGTGGTTGCTGTGCGTCATTTAAATGCGCCTCGAGCCGTAAGTTTGCCGCTTGGGACCCGATTAACGGATTCAATCCAGTCAGTGGTTACTGATCCACAGATTCAAATTGTGATTGAAGTGATGGGCACGCTGGTAACTGCAGAAGCGGCGATCGTTACCGCTTTAAAACATGGTAAGTCGGTGATCACGGCCAATAAAGATCTCATTGCAACAGCCGGGGATCGGTTGACCAGATTAGCGCAACGTCAACACTGTGATTTGTTCTATGAAGCCAGTGTTGCGGGCGGCATTCCCATTTTACGGACGTTAACAGATAGTTATGCGACCGACGAAGTTGAACAACTTGCGGGCATTATTAACGGGACTGCCAACTATATTCTGACTGCGATGACCGCAACTGGCCAATCATATGGTCAAGCGCTCGTGGCGGCCCAAGCGGCTGGCTATGCCGAGACTGATCCAACGAATGATGTTGGTGGCTTAGATACCGCTTATAAATTGACGATATTGAGTCAGTTTGCCTTCGGTCAGGCTCTAACGTTGGCACAGCTTAAACCAACTGGCATGACCGCGATAACGACGGCTGACTGTCAGGCCGCGTCAAAAGCAGGTTGGCAGGTGAAACTGTTGGCACAGGTCCAACGACATGCGGGACAGCTATATTGTCGCGTGGCACCGGTTGCGGTTCCTAATCAGAATGCGTTGAGTCAAGTTCAGGGCGTTCAAAATGGTGTGGCGGTGACCAGTCAAGCCATCGGGGACTGTTTATACACTGGGCCAGGTGCCGGGAGTACGGCAACGGCCAATAGTGTTTTAAATGATGTCATTGTGGCGGCACAGCATTGGGTTCAACAAACGCGAGGGCCGGTGGTCAATCCTGATCAGCAACGGCTTCCCGTTCAGTCACTGACTGAAATACCACAAACTTATTTATTATTTACCGAGTTACCCGTGGCACAGTTACAAGCGCACGCTAATGAAAGGCATTTCTCAATTAAACGTCAAAATACGATTTGTTATCAAACCAGCGTGTTGACTCGGTTGCAGCACGATAATTTGGTGGCTAGTTTAGGGCATGAGAACGTCACGGCGCTCCCAATTGCTTTTTCAACGCAATGGCCGGTGGCTGCCGTACAAGCGGAAAGTTCAGCGGTGGATCTCGCAATTTAA
- the trpX gene encoding tryptophan ABC transporter substrate-binding protein, whose translation MLKRMLAFISALVVFLGVAFVMTGNRNQKTANSKKIPTVGILQLQTHPALDAIHRGVIAGLKEYGYVPGKTVKIDYQNAQGDQSNLKTMSQKFVNEDADEVVGIATPAAQSLVSAAGKTTPVILAGITDPAGSGLIKSDAHPGANVTGTSGESPLKSHLDLLRELVPGAKTVGIIYTTSDHGGEYNAKKFAKICKQEGVKYKMFTIANTNDMQTVAEKMASEVDAVYAPQDNGVASAMKTLVSVTNKAKVPVIPAVDTMVKAGGLATLSVDQYQLGKLSGEMAAKVLKGKSTSDYAIKVITKGKMTLNLSEAKKLGITFPASVLKEAKTKGVVYQ comes from the coding sequence ATATTGAAACGCATGTTAGCATTTATTAGTGCGTTAGTCGTTTTTCTCGGGGTCGCGTTCGTCATGACCGGCAACCGCAATCAAAAAACGGCTAATAGCAAGAAAATTCCCACGGTCGGGATTCTCCAACTACAAACTCATCCAGCCTTGGATGCCATCCATCGAGGCGTCATTGCAGGCTTAAAAGAATATGGGTATGTTCCGGGTAAAACCGTCAAAATTGATTATCAAAACGCTCAAGGTGATCAAAGTAATTTAAAGACCATGAGCCAAAAGTTTGTGAATGAAGATGCCGACGAAGTCGTTGGTATCGCCACTCCCGCCGCACAATCGTTAGTTTCAGCCGCGGGCAAAACGACGCCAGTGATCTTAGCTGGGATTACTGATCCAGCCGGTAGTGGATTGATTAAGAGTGATGCGCATCCGGGTGCCAACGTCACTGGGACTTCTGGTGAATCGCCGCTCAAATCTCATTTAGACTTGTTGCGCGAATTAGTGCCAGGCGCCAAAACCGTCGGCATTATCTACACCACTTCCGATCATGGTGGCGAATACAACGCTAAGAAGTTTGCCAAGATCTGTAAACAAGAAGGCGTCAAATACAAGATGTTTACCATTGCAAATACGAATGACATGCAAACGGTCGCTGAAAAAATGGCTTCCGAAGTTGACGCTGTCTATGCACCCCAAGACAACGGGGTCGCCAGTGCAATGAAGACCTTGGTTTCAGTAACCAATAAGGCGAAAGTGCCAGTCATCCCCGCCGTCGACACGATGGTAAAAGCCGGTGGACTAGCCACCCTCTCTGTTGATCAATATCAATTAGGTAAATTATCTGGTGAAATGGCCGCTAAAGTATTAAAGGGTAAATCTACTAGCGACTACGCCATCAAAGTAATCACCAAAGGTAAAATGACGCTAAACTTATCAGAAGCTAAAAAGTTGGGCATCACGTTCCCAGCCAGCGTTTTAAAAGAAGCTAAAACGAAAGGAGTCGTTTATCAATGA
- a CDS encoding ABC transporter permease, with translation MSMIVSSIGQGLLWASLGVALFLTFRILDFADMTVEGTFPLGAAVAVTAISNGMNPYLASGLAFVAGALAGLITALLYTKGKVPILLAGILVMTACSSINLRVMGGSSNVSLLGKTTIFSGSFLKSLPKYFDSVFVGLVVIAIITVLLIVFLQTNLGQAFIVTGDNRVMARSIGINTDNMTIMGLMVSNGIIGLGGALIAQNNGYADVSMGIGIIVIALASIIIGEVVFGELTLNQRLIAVTLGSIIYQFVRLLVLQLGFNTNDMNLLSALILAICLMLPRLSKALHLNHVLKKGVAKYDAD, from the coding sequence ATGAGTATGATTGTATCTAGTATCGGGCAAGGGCTCCTCTGGGCTTCACTAGGTGTGGCCTTGTTCCTCACTTTTAGAATTTTAGATTTCGCTGATATGACCGTTGAAGGCACTTTCCCATTAGGCGCCGCAGTGGCCGTTACCGCAATCTCTAACGGCATGAATCCTTACCTCGCTTCCGGTCTGGCTTTTGTTGCCGGCGCGCTCGCTGGCCTGATTACCGCCTTACTGTACACGAAAGGCAAAGTGCCGATTCTCTTGGCAGGAATTTTAGTCATGACGGCTTGTTCTTCCATTAACTTACGCGTCATGGGTGGCAGTTCCAACGTCTCATTACTCGGTAAAACGACCATCTTTTCCGGCAGCTTTTTGAAATCATTACCAAAATATTTCGATAGTGTTTTTGTTGGTCTAGTCGTTATTGCGATTATTACCGTGCTCCTCATTGTTTTCTTGCAAACAAACTTAGGTCAAGCGTTCATCGTAACCGGTGATAACCGGGTGATGGCGCGTTCAATCGGGATCAACACGGATAACATGACCATTATGGGCCTGATGGTCTCAAACGGGATCATCGGTTTAGGTGGCGCGTTAATCGCGCAAAATAACGGCTATGCGGACGTCAGCATGGGGATCGGGATCATCGTTATTGCACTAGCTTCCATCATTATTGGCGAAGTCGTGTTTGGCGAATTGACCTTGAATCAACGGTTGATTGCAGTCACTTTGGGCAGTATTATTTATCAATTCGTCCGGCTCCTTGTTTTACAACTCGGTTTCAATACCAACGATATGAACCTCTTATCTGCCTTGATTTTGGCCATCTGCTTGATGTTGCCACGTTTGAGCAAGGCACTACATTTGAATCATGTTTTAAAGAAAGGAGTTGCCAAATATGACGCAGACTAA
- a CDS encoding O-acetylhomoserine aminocarboxypropyltransferase/cysteine synthase family protein has protein sequence MTENKNYHFETLQVHAGQVVDETGSRAVPIYQTTSYVFKDAKQAAGRFALTDAGNIYTRLTNPTTDVVDKRVAALEHGTAGITLATGSAAITAAILNIAQQGDEIVAANTLYGGTYDLFSVTLKKLGITTHFVDPDEPANFEAAITDRTKALYVESIGNPGINLVDFEAIAKIAHAHQIIFIVDNTFGTPYLVRPLEHGADVVVHSATKFIGGHGTTMGGVIVEGGQFDWRASGKYPGFTTPSPQYNGLVFADLGGSAFTTKVRAETLRDTGATISPFNSFLLLQGLESLSLRVERHVENTRKIVAYLDQHPKVAWINYPELKTSQYHALATKYFPKGVGSIFTLGLTGGEAAGKALIAHLQLFSLLANVADAKSLIIHPASTTHAQLNEQELRAAGVTPDLIRISVGVENATDLIADLDQALAKI, from the coding sequence ATGACAGAAAATAAAAATTATCATTTTGAAACACTCCAAGTCCATGCGGGTCAGGTTGTCGATGAAACGGGCTCCCGTGCCGTTCCTATTTATCAGACGACTTCTTATGTCTTTAAAGATGCAAAGCAAGCTGCCGGACGTTTTGCCTTAACCGATGCTGGCAATATCTATACGCGTTTGACGAATCCTACGACAGACGTGGTCGATAAGCGGGTGGCCGCCTTGGAACATGGGACGGCTGGCATCACTTTAGCGACTGGTTCGGCGGCGATTACGGCAGCTATTTTGAACATTGCCCAACAAGGTGACGAGATTGTGGCGGCTAATACGTTATACGGTGGGACTTACGACCTGTTCAGCGTGACATTGAAAAAGTTAGGGATTACGACACATTTTGTTGATCCAGATGAACCAGCGAATTTTGAAGCGGCCATCACTGATCGGACTAAAGCCTTATATGTGGAGAGTATCGGTAATCCTGGCATCAACTTGGTGGATTTTGAAGCGATTGCCAAGATTGCCCATGCGCATCAAATTATTTTTATCGTGGATAATACTTTTGGCACGCCATATTTAGTTCGACCGTTAGAACATGGTGCCGATGTGGTCGTCCATTCAGCCACCAAATTTATTGGTGGTCATGGAACGACGATGGGTGGGGTGATTGTTGAAGGCGGCCAGTTTGATTGGCGGGCGAGTGGCAAGTATCCAGGCTTCACCACGCCTAGTCCACAGTATAATGGGCTGGTGTTCGCTGATCTAGGTGGTAGCGCGTTTACCACTAAAGTCCGTGCCGAGACGTTGCGTGATACTGGTGCCACGATCAGTCCATTCAATTCTTTCTTATTGCTACAAGGATTGGAGTCCTTATCATTGCGGGTGGAACGGCATGTTGAAAATACGCGCAAGATTGTTGCCTATTTAGATCAGCACCCGAAAGTCGCTTGGATCAATTATCCAGAACTTAAAACGAGTCAGTATCACGCACTCGCAACAAAGTACTTTCCCAAAGGGGTGGGGTCAATCTTCACGCTTGGTTTGACCGGTGGAGAAGCCGCTGGCAAAGCACTCATTGCGCATTTACAATTATTTTCATTATTGGCAAATGTGGCGGATGCAAAATCGTTGATTATTCATCCGGCTTCAACCACGCACGCCCAATTAAATGAACAAGAATTACGTGCGGCTGGTGTGACGCCTGATTTGATTCGGATCTCCGTCGGGGTTGAAAATGCGACCGATTTAATTGCAGATCTTGATCAAGCTTTAGCCAAAATTTAA
- a CDS encoding ABC transporter ATP-binding protein has protein sequence MTQTKTPLLALNKIVTKVNVGTPNEVSILQGLNLDVYDGDFITVLGSNGAGKSTLFNTIGGGLPVDSGTIKLNGRDITHLSVEKRTAFLARVFQDPKMGTAPRMTVAENLLLAMHRGQRRGLKLRGLKQQLPHFKKMTATMKNGLDSRLNTATENLSGGQRQALSFLMATEQRPDLLLLDEHTAALDPKTSAELMHQTNERVTQEKLTCLMITHHLDDALKYGNRLIVLDQGQIKFDVRGADKAALTKDKLLSFFDTIE, from the coding sequence ATGACGCAGACTAAAACACCATTACTTGCACTAAATAAAATCGTCACTAAGGTGAATGTGGGCACACCCAACGAAGTGTCGATCTTACAAGGGCTGAATTTAGACGTGTACGACGGCGACTTTATTACCGTGCTGGGTTCCAACGGCGCTGGTAAATCAACACTGTTTAACACGATTGGCGGTGGTTTACCCGTTGATAGTGGGACCATCAAGCTGAATGGTCGCGATATCACGCATCTTTCCGTTGAAAAACGGACGGCCTTTCTCGCACGGGTCTTTCAAGATCCTAAAATGGGCACAGCCCCACGGATGACAGTGGCGGAAAACCTACTGTTAGCCATGCATCGCGGACAACGACGGGGCTTGAAGCTACGGGGACTAAAGCAACAACTCCCCCACTTCAAAAAAATGACGGCGACCATGAAAAATGGTCTGGACTCGCGTTTGAACACCGCCACCGAGAACTTATCTGGTGGGCAACGCCAAGCACTAAGCTTCCTGATGGCAACGGAACAACGCCCAGACCTCTTATTATTAGATGAACATACGGCAGCCTTAGATCCTAAAACTTCTGCCGAGTTAATGCATCAAACCAATGAACGCGTGACACAGGAAAAACTCACCTGTTTAATGATCACACATCATTTGGATGATGCCTTAAAATACGGCAATCGTTTGATTGTACTTGATCAGGGCCAGATTAAATTTGACGTTCGCGGCGCTGACAAAGCCGCATTGACCAAGGATAAATTATTAAGTTTCTTCGATACGATTGAATAG
- a CDS encoding NAD(P)-dependent oxidoreductase, with translation MELGFIGTGVMGSAIAKNLMAAGYQLTVYNRTKSKADALVANGATWADNPAAVAKQSDVVFTMVGFPADVEQVYFGEHGIFEGLAAGKTVIDMTTSRPKLAVKIADYAQAHGFHALDAPVSGGDVGAKNATLTIMVGGDDATYDAMQPLFKVIGHQVNHFGAAGTGQHAKMANQIMIAGTMTGLTEMLLYTKAAGLDPQKILTTLSSGGADNWSMDNYVPRILKDDYTPGFFARHFLKDLRIALSEADAMGLNLVATAQAKRLYEVMVDAKGLGDQGTQGLINIYK, from the coding sequence ATGGAATTAGGTTTTATTGGTACTGGTGTAATGGGGTCCGCGATTGCCAAGAATTTGATGGCCGCGGGATATCAACTGACGGTCTATAATCGGACTAAAAGTAAAGCGGATGCGTTAGTGGCGAACGGTGCTACTTGGGCAGACAATCCGGCTGCCGTCGCTAAGCAAAGCGATGTGGTCTTTACGATGGTTGGTTTTCCAGCGGATGTTGAACAAGTTTACTTTGGTGAACATGGTATTTTTGAAGGGTTAGCGGCCGGCAAAACGGTGATCGATATGACAACTAGCCGGCCAAAGCTAGCGGTTAAGATTGCGGATTACGCGCAGGCTCATGGTTTCCACGCACTGGATGCGCCGGTTTCTGGTGGTGATGTTGGGGCGAAAAATGCGACATTGACGATTATGGTCGGTGGCGATGATGCCACGTATGACGCGATGCAACCACTATTTAAAGTGATTGGACATCAAGTTAATCACTTTGGCGCGGCCGGGACTGGTCAGCATGCCAAAATGGCCAATCAAATCATGATTGCTGGGACGATGACTGGTTTAACCGAAATGTTGTTATACACTAAAGCGGCTGGTCTAGATCCGCAAAAGATTTTAACCACCTTATCCAGTGGTGGTGCGGACAATTGGAGCATGGACAATTATGTGCCTCGGATTTTGAAGGACGATTATACTCCCGGTTTCTTCGCGCGTCATTTCTTAAAGGATTTACGGATTGCGTTAAGTGAAGCGGACGCAATGGGGTTAAACTTGGTGGCAACAGCCCAAGCTAAACGTCTTTACGAAGTGATGGTCGATGCGAAGGGTCTTGGAGATCAAGGCACACAAGGGTTAATCAATATTTATAAGTAA
- a CDS encoding DegV family protein codes for MKIAVVTDSSANLSARAAADYKITVVNDPIMFGNHVYHENVDITADQFYRLLKVEKDIPTISQISMPEMQLVFDDLKAAGYDQVLVIGLSSGISGYVNNLKTYAPSVKDLAVQVFDSRTACAGTANMVKLAAAMALANYDLATILSQLRRLRTMTQTVFIVNSMRHLVKNGRIYNNSSLAGTMVLRNKPIITFNAHGKIQVLGKERTLKNAQQAVQDDFDRFVITQQLPVRLDIISANDPQIAEDWASELRYQFPAVRVKTGEIGPLMGTLTGEHALGMIWSLDWKPLLTNLNQAD; via the coding sequence ATGAAAATTGCGGTGGTCACTGATAGTTCGGCCAATTTGTCGGCGCGAGCGGCAGCAGATTATAAAATTACCGTCGTTAACGATCCGATTATGTTTGGTAATCATGTCTATCATGAAAATGTCGATATTACCGCGGATCAATTTTATCGATTATTAAAAGTAGAAAAAGATATTCCCACGATTTCTCAAATCTCAATGCCTGAGATGCAGCTCGTTTTTGATGATCTTAAAGCTGCTGGCTATGATCAAGTGCTAGTCATCGGTCTCAGCAGTGGCATTAGTGGTTATGTCAATAATTTAAAAACTTATGCGCCCTCTGTGAAAGATTTAGCCGTCCAAGTCTTTGATTCACGAACGGCGTGTGCCGGGACGGCGAATATGGTCAAATTGGCTGCTGCAATGGCTTTGGCTAACTATGATTTAGCCACTATTTTGAGTCAATTACGGCGTTTACGCACCATGACTCAGACGGTGTTTATTGTGAATAGTATGCGGCATTTGGTCAAAAATGGGCGGATTTATAATAATAGTAGTTTAGCGGGGACAATGGTCTTACGCAACAAGCCAATCATTACTTTTAATGCGCATGGTAAAATTCAAGTCTTGGGTAAAGAACGGACGTTGAAGAATGCCCAACAAGCCGTTCAAGATGATTTTGACCGGTTTGTGATCACACAACAGTTACCCGTACGCTTAGATATTATCAGTGCGAATGATCCACAGATTGCGGAAGACTGGGCGAGTGAGTTACGTTACCAATTTCCGGCCGTCCGCGTTAAGACTGGCGAAATTGGGCCTTTGATGGGGACATTGACAGGTGAACACGCGCTTGGCATGATTTGGTCCTTGGATTGGAAACCACTTTTGACTAATCTGAATCAAGCTGATTAA
- a CDS encoding TerC family protein, whose translation MLHFIEQLYGPFFSAANWGQVFTSANDWLIILSLAIIECLLSVDNAVVLAAQTQSLDNLQDREKSLFYGLWGAYLFRFLIIGIGTYLISFWEIKVLGAGYLFYLVYRFFTQKQPKPEKPRQQHRWLGLSQFWSVVVQIEMMDIIFSIDSVLASLAISNNPVIVLIGGMIGIACMRGIAEVIMRLMRKIPELETMAYCLIVIIAIKLAVSIPIIGWDIPAAAFGLIVLAAFVITLTIHYVRQRRQAVNESKKGE comes from the coding sequence GTGTTACATTTTATCGAACAACTGTATGGGCCGTTTTTCAGCGCCGCTAATTGGGGCCAAGTTTTCACCTCTGCTAATGACTGGTTGATTATTTTGTCGTTAGCGATTATTGAATGCTTGTTGTCCGTGGATAATGCGGTGGTATTGGCCGCGCAGACGCAGAGCTTAGACAATTTGCAAGATCGTGAGAAATCATTATTCTATGGTTTATGGGGCGCGTATCTATTTCGTTTCTTAATTATCGGCATTGGCACGTACTTAATTAGTTTTTGGGAAATTAAAGTGCTAGGTGCGGGTTACTTATTTTATTTAGTTTATCGCTTTTTTACACAAAAACAGCCCAAACCTGAAAAGCCGCGGCAACAGCATCGGTGGTTAGGTTTGAGTCAGTTCTGGTCAGTCGTTGTTCAGATTGAAATGATGGATATTATTTTTTCGATTGATTCAGTATTAGCTTCGTTAGCGATTTCTAACAATCCAGTGATTGTTTTAATCGGTGGGATGATTGGGATTGCTTGCATGCGTGGGATTGCTGAAGTGATTATGCGACTGATGCGTAAAATTCCTGAATTGGAAACAATGGCGTATTGTTTGATCGTCATTATTGCCATTAAATTAGCAGTTTCTATTCCAATAATTGGCTGGGATATTCCAGCCGCAGCATTTGGATTGATTGTTTTGGCGGCGTTTGTGATTACATTGACGATTCATTATGTCCGTCAGCGTCGTCAAGCGGTCAATGAGTCAAAGAAAGGTGAATGA